TGCTGCCGATCCTGCTGCCGCCACTCTTTGCTGTGTACCAGCCTGCAAATGTATATCCCCTTTTGGCCGGTGTCGGCAGTGTTCCGTAAGTTTTTCCACAAATGACTATCTTACTTCCGGAGCTCACACGACCTCCATTTGGAGCAAATACTATTCTCACGCGCTTTACTGTGTCCGTATATTTTGCAGTAAAAGAAAGCTTGGTGGATGTTCCTGCCACTCGCAATGCAACCTTTTTACTTCCCGCCTTCCACGTCATCTGATTTAAGGCATATGCGATAATCCCATTTTGAATACCCGAAATGCTCGGCGGATATGACGCATTGTCAGTGCTGACTTCGAATTTGGTTTTACCTGCATTGAGATTTTTCTGAATCCTCTCAGCGTAGGCTCGCGCCCACTTTGCGGCATCTCCGTTTCTGACAAAGTAGTTGTCTGCCAGGCTTGTAGAACGTGTGCCATAACCGCTTGCCGTATAAATCTGATCATGACCGTTGTGTGCCAACGCCATGAGTTCATCCGTCAGTCCAAAATACAAATGCGTTTGATCAAAGTTATAATAATTGTCTTTTGTATCATCCCATGTACAGTCCACCTGATACCATTTGCCATCCAGCTTCATGGCATTCCAGGTATGTCCATCATAGGTATCCCTTGTCTCAGCATTTGTTATGCCGGCTGCAGTAAGCAGTTTTGAATAGGCACTCTCATAGGCTTGACATGTGCCCAGCTTTCGTGTCAGTGCGCTCTCTGCCGAAGACCATTTCAGGGAATGATCGTAATCAAGCTGCTTCAACAGCCAGTCATGCAGCCACAATGCCTTTTCATAGTCCGAACCATCCGTATCCTTGCTGCACTTTTTTACCGCAGCATTCACAATGTCACCCACGCTCGGATAAGCCCTGTCCGATACCTGTATATTTGTGCTCACACGCATATAATAGACACCTGACGTCTTGTCCATTACATAAAACCTGAAGTTATAGACTCCCGAAGCAGTCATTGTGAATTCAAAGTCGTGAGATTCACACTCATCTGTATATTGAATCCACGCTCCGCGGCTTGGATCCGCCACGGATTCAAAGCTATACTCATCCGGATTGGAATAACTCGGTGCATCCATTCTAAACAAATACCGGCCACTGCCACCATCCGCCGAAACGTGGAATGTTGTATTCTCCCCTAATTTGGGTTCGTTCCATTCAACCTTCAATACTACACCATTTTGAGGGTCACTTTCTGCACTGTACTTATATTCTGTAACTCTCTCTTGAGGATTTGTTGATGAACCAGCAGATTCTTCCTGCGCATAACTTATCACCTTGATCATCGATACGCCTGTCATCACCAGCATTAATGTCAACATAAATGTTGCTAATTTTCGTTTTATCATAAGCAATACCTTGAACCTTTCTTAATGTCAAAATAACATCGCTGCATATCAATCTCTTAATATATCCAGCATAACAGAAACACCATTTTTTTGCCACAAAAAACCCCACTGCAGAGTATTTCTGCAGCAGGGTTTTGCGGTTATTTTGGCGTTATGAACGGTTGTAATTATTAAACCGTAATCATGTTCGATAAATCATAATAAGAACGGTTATGGTTCCATAAATTTAAAACTCGCCTTTTTTTAATAATGCGTCTGACTTAATTTATCTGTTGACCGGTTCAGATAACACCATTACTTGATTTTCGCGCTGACAAGCTTGCTGAAATCAGAAGCCACAACAGCCTTTCCAGCCTTCTTGTTGGCAACAACCTTAAAGTAGTAGGTCTTACCACTTGTAAGCTTTTTGATGTCCGCGCTATTTTTGATAACAGTGAGCTTTTTGAAGCCGCTGTTTTTCTTTGTGCTGTAATATACTGTATAGCTGTTTGCACTCTTATCCTTTGTCCAGCTGATGATTGCCCTTTTCTTTCCTGCCTTGACCTTGACCGACGTCGGCGCAGAAAGTTTTGTTGCGGTCAGAAGCTCCTTTGAAACAAGAGAAAGAGACTTTTTGCCGTCAATCGTCTTATAGGCTTTGACAACAATCTTGTATCCCGTGCCCTTTGAAAGCTTTTTAAATGTGAGGGTGCGCTTCGTTGTGTCAACGCTCTTGGCAAGCTTTTTGCCCTTGTAAAGGTATACTCTGTACCCGCTTACACCGGCAACCTTTTTCCAGGAAGCCTTGATCGAGTTTGTGGTCTGTTTAACAGCGATCTTGCTCGTCGCGGCGGGAAGGATTTTAAAGCTCAGCTTTTTGCTGCCGCTATAATTGCCCTTGAAGGTAACAGTTACGATCGCCTTGCCAATATTTTGGTTTTTGCTGTAAGAAACGGTGTAATCCATTCCATTCTTAAGTGTTTTTTTGTTTGCGTCCTTAACAATGACCGCAGGTTTCTGAGCCTTTCCGTTATATGTGTACGCCGACTTTTTCAGCGAAACTGACTTAATTCTCGCTATCGAAATTGTTGGTTCTATCGTACTGCAAACAGTGCACTTCCTGGTAATCTTGCCATTTGAGGTAAGAGTAGCCTTGACAACAGACTTGGAGTACTTATGACCGAGAGCCTTGACTTTGGTCTGAGCGACTATAACGGTGTTACAAACTGAACAGTGCTTACCTTTGGTGAGACCTGTCTTTGTGCAAGTTGCTTTAATTTCGTTATCTATAACCGCATTATGTTTCTTACAGGATATGTTAACTATGCAGTCTTGACTTTCTGAATTAGTTATATATGGTGTAACATCGTAGGTTTTGTCTTTTTCAAGCCTGACTTCGGTAACTTTGCCTTTATCGTTACTAGAGACGGATTCACTAAGCTGGTTATTCTCAACAAGGTTTACTTCTGTTCCCTGAATATTTCCGCTGCCGAGATTTGACGAAGTTATGGTGATAAGATAAACCTTCGTTTCCGTCGGAGTAAAGAAGTAAGCGGTTATGTTTTTACAGGAATTGTCACCGTAACCTATTTTGGTCGGGTTAACATATTGCTTGCAGCTTTGGCAGTATGTGCCATTACATACAAGGCTCTGGTGCTGCTTCGGAATGACTTTCTGAATTGCATACTCACAGCCAGTGTGTTTGCAGTGTCTGGATTCCCTTCCATCTTTGTCGCAGGTTGCCGGCCAGTCAACCGTATAGGTGTCGCTCAAATCGTGTCCAAGTGCTGGCAGTTCGGTGTAACCCTCATAATATTTGCAGCCGAAGCATTCATAGCCGACCGTTCTTCCCTTTCTGATGCATGTTGCCTCTTTAGCAGCGAGAGTTCTGCCAAACTGATGCTCCTGGAAGCTTTCAAGAGCATCACACTTTTTACAGTACTTGTAGTGACCAAGAAGTGATGTCCTTTCCTCTAATTCAGGCTCAGAATCGTGACAGGAGGAGATAATTTTTATATCCGCATCCAACTTAACAAAGTCAGGCCAGGTATTGTATGCCCTGGTACCGTTGTGCATAATAACATAGTTCGGCTTTTCCAGAGATTGTGATAGAACTATGTCATAGAAATGAGGAGGCTGACCACCGTAATAGATTGAATTTACATTTCCCTTTTGTCCAATATAACAGCCGCCAAGCCTTACTTTTCTGCTGGATGGGGTGTTTTGGAAATATATTGTGCTGAACGGCTGTTCATTAAGAAGCTGATTTGAAATTACTTCTATTTCTGAGTTTCCTGTTATTGTAACATTGCCCTGCGGCTCCGGTCCGTATGAATATATACAAGACGGGACGCGTGCATTATTCTGAATAAGAGTACCGGTGATATAGAGATTGTTTATATCATAGAAGGAAATAACGTGGTGCCTGTTCTTATCGTTTATATAAGTGTCACTTCCGGATTGTGCTGTAAGAGTGAGATTATAGTTGATAAACTTCCCTGCTTTTCCAAGAATATTCACATCTGCGTTTGGGTTATTCACAGCGATCATCGAAGTTCCGTTGGCTGTTGAGTTAAAGATTATCTGTCCGCCGGACTGGGTTGTGGTAATTGTGAAGTCGGTGTTTGCCTTGGAACCTGAAAAAACCACAAACAGATCCCTTGTCTCCTCGTCTGAATGCATATCTGTTGTAACTTTCAGGGTTTTTCCGTTCAAGTCAAGGGTGATTTTTCCGGGATAGCTAACTGTGATTTCGGAATACCACTCCTGCTCATCCTGATAGCTCCAATCGCCCGGAACTTGCTCTTCGTAATCTATGTTGTTTTTGAGAACAACAAGCTTATCGGGTGGGGTTGTCTCGTTCGAGGTGGCCTCAAGAGCTTTTTCAAGCTCAGCAAAGTTGGTTACATAGGTTGTGTTTTCGTCAACCGAATGATTGTCCGCTGCCGAAACAGTAAATACTGATGCCTCGAGCATCAGTATGACTAATGTTACGACAGTCAAAATTTTTTTCTTTTTGTTCATAGTTTTCCCTCCTTTTTAAATTAATAATATGTAAATGTTTCCCTTCCCTGCCTTAATCGGCATTGCAGGATTTTAACAGGATTCAGCTTTTTATTTTCCACTTTTCGCTATCTCCGTGAAAGCTATAACCACAATAAGAACAGCATCCGTTTTCATCGGGCAAGAATGTTGCTCCGCAGCTAGGGCATTCCTTTTCAGCAAAGAATTCACCGTCAGACTTTCTTTTTTCTGGATATCTTGCTCTTTGCATGGTCAGTTTCTTTTTGAATTTTTTTGTAAACGGTTTCTTATTTTCAGGAAGAAAGGTTTTTGTTCCATAAACTTCAGACTTAACCGTTGTTATTTCATCTGTGTTAGAGACTTTTAAAAGCTTGATCGTGCCGATACTGAAATCAAGCAGATCATTGTCATTTTCGTTTTTGCTAAAGTATTCGTTTAAGCAGGATCTGAGGTAGTTCTCTGAATATCCTACGATCTTTTTCGCTAAATTGTCTTGTTTAACTTTTCCACAAATAATAGGTGTAACAATCGTTCCAAAAGCAAGAATCGCTGCACCGACGCCGGCTGCAAGGGAAATCTCCGTATCCTCGATCAAGTATAAGCATAGAAAGACACTTAAGAAAAGTATGAAACCGGATAAAAGAAGCTGTAAAAATCTTTTCATATTTGTACTGATCGTTTCATAAATCTCAAACGATTCGGTCTGCCAATCGTAAAACTCGTTTTTTATAACGGCGCCACAATATTCACAGGTAACCTGCTGACTGTTCAGCTTGACTCTTGCACCACATGATGGGCAGGTTATTCTCAACATATCGTGATAATAGCTTTTCTTATTCTCTTTTTTGTCTGTGCGGCGAACGTGTCTCGACTGAAGTATTCGGAGATATGAATTTTTACGGTATATCTCATGCTGAACCCTGTTGCCTTGCATTGACTCGAAACGCTCCAGGGTGCTGCACTTCAAAACCGATTCCCGCCATTCTCTGCCATCATCGTTCCATGTTTCAAAGTTATTTTTAGGAATGGGAACAACATCCGTGACGTAAATTTTGCGGCGTAGCTTATTCTTATTAAGTACGTCGATCTGACTAACGATTTTTTTTCGAAAAGCCAGGTCCATTCTTGCCGTAAGAAGCTTTTGATCCGCTTTTCCAAGCGGAATCAGTACTCTTTCAAATGCTTTTCTTATATCCTTTCGGATTTTCGAATCCTGTAGAGGAGTTTCCCTTTTTGCCAGCAATCTTTTCAGCTTAGCTTTTTTCAAATTCTTGGGAAGATATTCCGAAAAATCCATTACAAGTATACTTTTACCGATATAGAATGTACATAATATAGCAAAAGCGGCTGCAATGCACAGCGATACTGATAAATCCATAAAATCACCTCTGATTTATTCCTTGCTGACCACTTCATTTTCGCACTGCTTTTTCCGTTTGTCTTTTACAATGTCACACATCATTATAACAACAAGGAACAAGCCAAAAGGGATTGCCGCGCAGTAGAGCAGGAAATCAACGGGATTACCCTCCGGGGAAAGCTTGTAATTTCCTTTTGTAGTTTTATAGACCTCTACTTTTATTGTATCGCCTTTTCTCAATTTATCGTATGTGTATCCTTTTGCGATATCTCTTGGCCAAACGCGTTCTTCGCACTTTCCTTTATAGGTCTTTCCGTCAATTTCATATGAAATTCTGAATTTATATGTTGTATAATCTACATCGCCATTGTCATCCTTACTATCGTGGGTTGAAAAGTCAACAATAACAGCGGAAACTTTCCGTATATCAGTTGAGGCTGCATATTCTTTCTTTTCAATTCTGCTTGTGACAATTCCGAAGACACCCACAACCATCGATGCTATGCCGACGACCATAATAAATATGGTCATTTTAATGTCCTCTTTTTCTTTTCTTTTACTCATAACAAGTCCTCCTTTCGCAATCAGGACTGTGCCCGAAAGAGTTCAGGCACAGTTCCCAATTTTAAGCATATTTGTCTAAAGGCTGTCAAGAAGTCCTGTCTATTTTTTTTGAATAGGATTTCCGTCTTTGTCAGTGAATTTGCCGGTAATGATCTTTATCAGATCAACAAGTACACCGATTCCAAAAACGCCGGCGGTAAAAAGATAGAGAATGCCTGTTCCTACTTTACCCGCATAGAAACGGTGGCCACCAACTCCGCCGAGGAAAAGGCAGAGAAGAAGGGCTACAAGCCAATCCTTTTCCGTCTGCCCGCTGCCACTTACACCAACGGGTGCTACATAATCTTCAACCTGCTCGCCGTTGAGTATCTTTTTAACATTTTCGGTCACCTCATCAAGATACTCACCTCTTTGAATAGGAAGATTAGCTACTCCGCTTACTCCTTTCTGAATTACGCTGTTTTTGTCAACTCGCATACCGTTGACGGTTGTTGTATTCTCCTGGATGTTTGCCATGACTTTAATTTTGTTGCCGTCCTTGACAAATACCCAGACCGTAACGTCAAGGTTCGGTTCTTTCTCAAAGGAAATGCGCTTTCCAGGGATACCCCCTTTGATTTTGAAAGGCATTTTAAAAGCCGAAGCATGTGTGTTAAGCTTTTCGTATACGTCTTCAATTGTAGTTGTATAAGAGAGTTCAAACTCCCTCGGAGCTGTTGCAGCTGCCATTGATTTAATATCTACCATATTTTTTCCCTCCTTTTTCTTTTTTCCTTTTTTATTTTATTATTCCGTGCTTTAACTCACACGGTAAGTTATGTGGATGTTTATCCTTTTCCGAGCATCTCCCATTTGTCGTTCAAGGAATCATAATAATATATGAGGTTGTCGCATACTCCGTAATAACGTTCTCTGACGAATTGATCGTCTCTGTCTGTGCCGAGTGCAAAAATCCAACACGACCGTCCCTCAATTTCTTCAATCTGCCCCGTATACTGTACACTCATGCCAATGCTTATGTAGTATTGCACCTCCTGAGATTCCAAAAGGATTTCCCTTGCTATTGCTACATTCTTATCCTCGGACTCACCGCTGCCGCAATAATCGGTATACATTGAAAAATCATAGTATTTTCCGTCGACAAGCTGCCCGTCCATTCCTGACAGCATCGGGAATACCGAAAAAGAATCGTTTCCTTTTTTAAAGCTCAGAGATACATTTGAATGTATTTCACTTTCATTGCAGCGCAGTAAAAAATAATCAATTCCATTTCCGTTGTAATTATAGAGTGTATTGTCGGTATTTACAGAATATTCACCATTATCAGTTATTTCCGCCCGATAAACAGACACACTGTATTTTGTATCGGCAATAACTACCGCATAAAGCTCCGCACCGCCCACATTTACAAGGGGCGCACCGCAGAGAAAATCATATTTATCCGCATACTGACTGTCTTTTACGAAATTTAGGATTCCTTCCTCATCAGCCTCGTAACCAACATAACCGATATAGGCAATCCCAACCGATTCTTTATTGTCAAGAATTGTATTTTTAAGTTTTGATAAATCGGTATCTTTTTGCACAGTTGCCTCTGTGGTTGCCTCTGTAGTTGTCTCTGTAGTTGCTTTTGTAGTCGCCTCTGTGATCGCCTCTGTGGTTGCTTCTGTAGCCGCCTCTGTGGTTGCTTCTGTGGTCGCCTCTGTGGTTGTGGCGGTTGTTTTATCTTCGGTCAGATTAGAATCCTCTGACGGTTTTGCCGCACATCCAGAAACCAAGACTGGCATAATTAAAA
This sequence is a window from Coprococcus eutactus. Protein-coding genes within it:
- a CDS encoding zinc ribbon domain-containing protein, whose translation is MDLSVSLCIAAAFAILCTFYIGKSILVMDFSEYLPKNLKKAKLKRLLAKRETPLQDSKIRKDIRKAFERVLIPLGKADQKLLTARMDLAFRKKIVSQIDVLNKNKLRRKIYVTDVVPIPKNNFETWNDDGREWRESVLKCSTLERFESMQGNRVQHEIYRKNSYLRILQSRHVRRTDKKENKKSYYHDMLRITCPSCGARVKLNSQQVTCEYCGAVIKNEFYDWQTESFEIYETISTNMKRFLQLLLSGFILFLSVFLCLYLIEDTEISLAAGVGAAILAFGTIVTPIICGKVKQDNLAKKIVGYSENYLRSCLNEYFSKNENDNDLLDFSIGTIKLLKVSNTDEITTVKSEVYGTKTFLPENKKPFTKKFKKKLTMQRARYPEKRKSDGEFFAEKECPSCGATFLPDENGCCSYCGYSFHGDSEKWKIKS
- a CDS encoding DUF3592 domain-containing protein; protein product: MSKRKEKEDIKMTIFIMVVGIASMVVGVFGIVTSRIEKKEYAASTDIRKVSAVIVDFSTHDSKDDNGDVDYTTYKFRISYEIDGKTYKGKCEERVWPRDIAKGYTYDKLRKGDTIKVEVYKTTKGNYKLSPEGNPVDFLLYCAAIPFGLFLVVIMMCDIVKDKRKKQCENEVVSKE
- a CDS encoding InlB B-repeat-containing protein, with the translated sequence MLTLMLVMTGVSMIKVISYAQEESAGSSTNPQERVTEYKYSAESDPQNGVVLKVEWNEPKLGENTTFHVSADGGSGRYLFRMDAPSYSNPDEYSFESVADPSRGAWIQYTDECESHDFEFTMTASGVYNFRFYVMDKTSGVYYMRVSTNIQVSDRAYPSVGDIVNAAVKKCSKDTDGSDYEKALWLHDWLLKQLDYDHSLKWSSAESALTRKLGTCQAYESAYSKLLTAAGITNAETRDTYDGHTWNAMKLDGKWYQVDCTWDDTKDNYYNFDQTHLYFGLTDELMALAHNGHDQIYTASGYGTRSTSLADNYFVRNGDAAKWARAYAERIQKNLNAGKTKFEVSTDNASYPPSISGIQNGIIAYALNQMTWKAGSKKVALRVAGTSTKLSFTAKYTDTVKRVRIVFAPNGGRVSSGSKIVICGKTYGTLPTPAKRGYTFAGWYTAKSGGSRIGSSSVVRTTKNQTLYARWKLVKYKIQYSLGKGTNNRSNPVGYTVASRTIVLKNPVRKGYTFKGWYSDPKYKKKVTKIAAGSTGSRKLYARWVRK
- a CDS encoding TM2 domain-containing protein codes for the protein MVDIKSMAAATAPREFELSYTTTIEDVYEKLNTHASAFKMPFKIKGGIPGKRISFEKEPNLDVTVWVFVKDGNKIKVMANIQENTTTVNGMRVDKNSVIQKGVSGVANLPIQRGEYLDEVTENVKKILNGEQVEDYVAPVGVSGSGQTEKDWLVALLLCLFLGGVGGHRFYAGKVGTGILYLFTAGVFGIGVLVDLIKIITGKFTDKDGNPIQKK
- a CDS encoding fibronectin type III domain-containing protein, with the protein product MNKKKKILTVVTLVILMLEASVFTVSAADNHSVDENTTYVTNFAELEKALEATSNETTPPDKLVVLKNNIDYEEQVPGDWSYQDEQEWYSEITVSYPGKITLDLNGKTLKVTTDMHSDEETRDLFVVFSGSKANTDFTITTTQSGGQIIFNSTANGTSMIAVNNPNADVNILGKAGKFINYNLTLTAQSGSDTYINDKNRHHVISFYDINNLYITGTLIQNNARVPSCIYSYGPEPQGNVTITGNSEIEVISNQLLNEQPFSTIYFQNTPSSRKVRLGGCYIGQKGNVNSIYYGGQPPHFYDIVLSQSLEKPNYVIMHNGTRAYNTWPDFVKLDADIKIISSCHDSEPELEERTSLLGHYKYCKKCDALESFQEHQFGRTLAAKEATCIRKGRTVGYECFGCKYYEGYTELPALGHDLSDTYTVDWPATCDKDGRESRHCKHTGCEYAIQKVIPKQHQSLVCNGTYCQSCKQYVNPTKIGYGDNSCKNITAYFFTPTETKVYLITITSSNLGSGNIQGTEVNLVENNQLSESVSSNDKGKVTEVRLEKDKTYDVTPYITNSESQDCIVNISCKKHNAVIDNEIKATCTKTGLTKGKHCSVCNTVIVAQTKVKALGHKYSKSVVKATLTSNGKITRKCTVCSTIEPTISIARIKSVSLKKSAYTYNGKAQKPAVIVKDANKKTLKNGMDYTVSYSKNQNIGKAIVTVTFKGNYSGSKKLSFKILPAATSKIAVKQTTNSIKASWKKVAGVSGYRVYLYKGKKLAKSVDTTKRTLTFKKLSKGTGYKIVVKAYKTIDGKKSLSLVSKELLTATKLSAPTSVKVKAGKKRAIISWTKDKSANSYTVYYSTKKNSGFKKLTVIKNSADIKKLTSGKTYYFKVVANKKAGKAVVASDFSKLVSAKIK